Proteins from one Anaerobranca californiensis DSM 14826 genomic window:
- a CDS encoding bifunctional riboflavin kinase/FAD synthetase: MKLIFGVENLHDDLRSSIVTIGNFDGLHVGHRFIIDKVINESKKENKKSVVLTFYPHPQSLFNRDFKIINPLEQKVEYFRETGIDYLIIQPFTKQFAEANPDDFVKDVLINGLKSSKVIIGYDFTFGNKGQGNIQLLQKYEQFDTEVVEPILVENLVVHSTILRNCLIFGDVQLYKKLTGKYPKISGHVTTGMGIGNKLGFPTANINFPVNVVKPARGVYLVKGYVGDLKIYGVANLGIKPTLGKNKFNVEVHLFDFNQDIYGQKITIELIKFLRPEKKFTSIENLTKQVKKDILEAKRQIITI; this comes from the coding sequence ATGAAACTTATTTTTGGTGTTGAAAACTTACATGATGATTTACGAAGTTCTATAGTAACTATCGGAAACTTCGATGGATTACATGTTGGTCACAGATTTATTATTGATAAAGTAATAAATGAAAGTAAAAAGGAAAATAAAAAATCAGTGGTTTTAACATTTTATCCCCATCCCCAAAGTTTATTTAATAGGGATTTTAAGATTATTAATCCCTTAGAACAAAAGGTGGAATACTTTAGGGAAACGGGAATTGATTACTTAATTATACAACCTTTTACTAAACAATTTGCTGAAGCTAACCCTGATGACTTTGTTAAAGATGTACTCATTAATGGACTAAAATCTTCTAAAGTAATCATTGGCTATGATTTTACTTTTGGTAATAAAGGTCAAGGGAATATTCAATTACTACAAAAATATGAGCAGTTTGATACAGAAGTAGTTGAACCTATTTTAGTAGAAAATTTAGTAGTACATTCTACTATCCTCCGTAATTGTCTGATTTTTGGGGATGTACAATTATATAAAAAACTAACTGGTAAATATCCTAAAATTTCCGGGCATGTTACTACTGGTATGGGTATAGGTAATAAATTAGGTTTCCCAACTGCAAATATTAACTTTCCTGTCAATGTTGTAAAGCCCGCTAGAGGAGTTTATTTAGTTAAAGGGTATGTTGGTGATCTAAAAATATACGGTGTAGCAAATTTAGGTATAAAACCTACTTTGGGGAAAAATAAATTTAATGTAGAGGTTCATTTATTTGATTTTAATCAAGATATCTACGGTCAGAAAATTACCATTGAGTTAATAAAATTCCTTCGACCTGAGAAAAAATTTACTAGCATAGAAAACCTGACTAAACAAGTAAAAAAGGATATTTTAGAAGCTAAAAGACAAATTATTACAATATAA
- the rbfA gene encoding 30S ribosome-binding factor RbfA produces MSQRTVRLAENIKYEINDIIRKNIKDPRIGFLTITSVELTKDLKHCTIYLSFWGDEKVRKEGFEGLERAKGFIRTELGKRLTIRYTPELHFKFDESLEHGAKIAQILKDLNKEENE; encoded by the coding sequence ATGTCACAAAGAACTGTTAGATTAGCAGAAAATATTAAATATGAAATAAATGATATTATAAGAAAAAATATTAAAGATCCCCGTATAGGATTTCTAACAATAACTTCTGTTGAACTTACTAAAGATTTAAAACACTGTACTATATATTTAAGTTTCTGGGGAGATGAAAAAGTTCGCAAAGAGGGATTTGAAGGATTAGAGAGAGCAAAAGGATTTATCAGAACAGAGTTGGGTAAAAGGCTAACCATCAGATATACCCCTGAATTACATTTTAAATTTGATGAATCATTAGAACATGGAGCAAAAATTGCCCAAATATTGAAAGATTTAAATAAAGAGGAAAATGAATAA
- the truB gene encoding tRNA pseudouridine(55) synthase TruB: MANGILNILKPANMTSHQVVAYIRKKLKLNKVGHTGTLDPMATGILPICIGKATRVSEYVTDLTKSYRAEITFGLVSDTGDLDGNIKVLVQNPEIAEEDLKQVLKEFTGTITQIPPKASAIKVNGKKLYEYHREGLEVEIPSREVTIYSLKLVEDFPLTSNKGYIDIHCSKGTYIRTLCQDIGEKLGTGALMSYLIRTSVGPFNLKNALFLHQITEENYLKYLHPMDSVLTHLDKVILPKYMAKKIVNGLSVNNTSNLYSSEVRVYDEDNNFIAICKNLDGMLKPHKVFN, encoded by the coding sequence ATGGCAAATGGAATACTAAATATTTTAAAACCAGCAAATATGACATCTCATCAGGTAGTTGCTTATATTAGGAAAAAATTAAAGTTAAACAAGGTAGGTCATACTGGTACTTTAGATCCCATGGCTACTGGTATTTTGCCGATTTGTATTGGTAAAGCCACCAGAGTTAGCGAATATGTTACTGACTTAACCAAAAGTTATCGTGCAGAAATTACTTTTGGATTGGTATCAGATACAGGAGATTTAGATGGTAATATAAAGGTATTAGTACAAAATCCTGAAATTGCTGAAGAAGATCTTAAACAGGTACTTAAGGAATTTACAGGTACCATAACTCAAATACCTCCTAAAGCCTCAGCAATTAAAGTTAACGGGAAAAAACTATATGAGTACCATAGGGAAGGATTGGAAGTTGAAATTCCTAGTCGGGAAGTTACAATTTACTCATTAAAATTAGTAGAAGACTTTCCTCTAACTTCAAATAAAGGATATATCGATATCCATTGTTCTAAAGGTACATATATTAGGACACTGTGTCAAGATATTGGAGAAAAGCTAGGAACAGGGGCATTGATGTCCTATCTTATAAGGACATCGGTAGGTCCTTTTAATTTAAAAAATGCCCTTTTTCTCCATCAAATAACTGAAGAAAATTATCTTAAATACTTACACCCTATGGATTCAGTTTTAACTCATCTCGATAAGGTAATCCTCCCTAAATATATGGCAAAAAAAATAGTTAATGGATTAAGTGTTAATAATACTAGTAATCTCTATTCATCAGAAGTTAGGGTCTATGATGAAGATAACAATTTTATAGCTATCTGTAAAAATCTTGATGGAATGTTAAAACCCCATAAAGTTTTTAATTAA
- a CDS encoding DHH family phosphoesterase, with translation MNNRAKEIAEFLKENDGFSLVAHNGPDGDSIGSILALGLTLKLLGKRVRMYSSDPIPTIFQFIQSVKEIIIDIPTDFNDILIVLDCSDEKRLIVQEIQYEKFAKIINIDHHPFNTNFGHYNFCDSEKIATAELVYLIIKELLEKIPKEIADPLYLGIYTDSGAFGYDNTSPLTHEIASELLRCGTSPVDFKINLEKKSFGYLKFLSFAFQNIKQFNNGTVSYLYISEGDLQAFDLKDYSEIDGLIDYLRNIEGTLVAILAKEEKEGFKFSLRSASNFDVGQLCREYGGGGHKKAAGFSTLEHPEKIISELMDKISKQL, from the coding sequence ATGAATAACAGGGCAAAAGAAATAGCGGAGTTTTTAAAAGAAAATGATGGATTTAGCTTAGTAGCCCATAATGGTCCCGACGGCGACAGTATAGGATCAATTTTGGCATTGGGTTTAACTTTAAAACTTTTAGGTAAAAGGGTCAGAATGTATAGTTCTGACCCAATACCTACTATTTTTCAGTTTATACAATCAGTTAAAGAAATAATTATAGATATCCCTACAGATTTTAATGACATATTAATAGTATTAGATTGTAGTGATGAAAAGCGATTAATTGTTCAAGAAATCCAATATGAAAAATTTGCTAAAATAATAAATATTGATCACCATCCATTTAATACTAATTTTGGCCATTATAATTTTTGCGATAGTGAAAAAATAGCTACAGCAGAATTGGTTTATTTAATAATTAAAGAATTGTTAGAAAAAATTCCTAAAGAAATTGCCGATCCACTGTATTTAGGGATTTATACTGATTCAGGGGCTTTTGGATATGACAATACTTCTCCATTAACCCATGAAATAGCCAGTGAATTGTTAAGGTGTGGCACTTCACCCGTTGACTTTAAAATTAACTTAGAGAAAAAAAGTTTTGGATACTTAAAATTTCTCAGCTTTGCTTTCCAAAATATTAAACAATTCAATAATGGAACAGTTTCTTATCTTTACATCAGTGAAGGAGATTTACAGGCCTTTGATTTAAAGGACTATAGTGAAATTGATGGATTGATAGATTATCTAAGAAATATCGAAGGTACCCTTGTTGCCATCTTAGCAAAAGAAGAAAAGGAAGGATTCAAGTTTAGTCTTAGGTCGGCGTCAAACTTTGATGTTGGCCAGTTGTGCAGAGAATACGGTGGTGGAGGACACAAAAAAGCTGCTGGTTTTAGTACTTTAGAACATCCAGAAAAAATCATCTCCGAATTGATGGATAAAATTTCTAAACAACTATAA
- a CDS encoding L7Ae/L30e/S12e/Gadd45 family ribosomal protein encodes MSVSNNNYIASLLGLAQRAGKLSSGTVAVLKAIDKNRAKLVIIANDISDNSIQKIINKCKNKRIPMIKFVEKETLGHYIGKGLRAVISINDQNFATTILKKWEGEIL; translated from the coding sequence ATGAGCGTCTCCAACAACAATTACATAGCTAGTTTATTGGGATTAGCACAAAGGGCAGGAAAGTTAAGTTCAGGTACAGTAGCCGTTTTAAAAGCTATAGATAAAAATAGGGCTAAATTAGTAATTATCGCTAATGATATAAGTGATAACAGTATCCAAAAGATTATTAACAAATGTAAAAATAAAAGGATTCCCATGATTAAATTTGTAGAAAAAGAAACATTGGGACATTATATTGGCAAAGGATTAAGGGCTGTGATTTCCATTAATGACCAAAACTTTGCAACAACTATCTTAAAAAAGTGGGAAGGTGAAATATTATAG
- the rnpM gene encoding RNase P modulator RnpM, producing MKVKKKPERMCVGCQEMKLKKEMIRVVRTKDGDITIDPTGKLAGRGAYICPKVECFKTAFKSKRLEKSLKAAVPAEIYERLQQQLHS from the coding sequence ATGAAAGTAAAAAAGAAACCAGAGAGAATGTGTGTTGGCTGTCAAGAAATGAAACTTAAAAAAGAAATGATTAGAGTAGTTAGAACAAAAGATGGAGATATCACTATTGACCCAACTGGAAAACTTGCTGGAAGAGGAGCTTATATCTGTCCCAAAGTAGAATGTTTTAAAACAGCTTTTAAATCAAAACGTTTAGAAAAATCTTTAAAGGCAGCTGTACCTGCAGAAATCTATGAGCGTCTCCAACAACAATTACATAGCTAG
- the rpsO gene encoding 30S ribosomal protein S15: MTINKQSIIEKFRKHEGDTGSPEVQIAILTERINHLNEHFKVHKKDHHSRRGLLKMVGQRRKLLNYLKEKDIDRYRTLIDELNLRR; the protein is encoded by the coding sequence ATGACAATCAACAAACAATCAATTATTGAAAAGTTCAGAAAACATGAAGGGGATACCGGTTCTCCTGAAGTTCAAATTGCTATTTTAACAGAGAGAATCAATCATTTAAATGAACATTTCAAAGTCCACAAAAAAGATCACCACTCTAGACGTGGTCTGTTAAAAATGGTTGGTCAACGTCGTAAATTATTAAATTACTTAAAAGAAAAAGATATTGACCGTTACAGAACTCTTATTGATGAACTAAACTTAAGAAGATAA
- the infB gene encoding translation initiation factor IF-2: MSKFRVYELAKDLNITSKELIKKMEELNIPVKNHMSSINDDDFEKIYNYFNRKEQSIEEIVEVNKDFIDINGDIENNFKKKNKKGKKDKKKKNKNLAEKEARTEKDDSMSKIIKLTEDQISVGELAKKLGESPANIIKKLMGLGIMAGVNQKIELETAELIAFEFGYEIELEKEEEEDEVLTIEQDDPKDLKERHPVVTVLGHVDHGKTTLLDTIRHTNVTKGEAGGITQHIGAYQVNVNGKKITFIDTPGHAAFTAMRARGAKVTDIAILVVAADDGVMPQTVEALNHAKAANVPIIVAVNKMDKPTANPDRVKQELVNYGLVPEEWGGDTIFVPISALKGEGIDNLLEIILLVAEVQELKANPDAPASGTVIESKLDKGRGPVATVLVQRGTLKIGDSVVCGTAYGKVRAMINDQGKQIKKAGPSTPVEILGLSEVPIAGEIFKVVQDDKLARTIAEKNLQKSKEAAHKKNTPVTLDELFQSIKEGELKELNIILKADVQGSVEALKHSLERLSNEEVRVKVIHSGVGAINENDVTLASASGAIIIGFNVRPDQNAKKLNDELKVDIRLYRIIYNVIEDVEAAIKGMLAPKLEEVVLGSAEIRQIFRASKIGNIAGCYVVNGVINRNAKARLIRDGVVIYEGSFNTLKRFKDDVKEVQQGFECGIVLEKFNDIKEGDIIECFTMKEMERE, translated from the coding sequence ATGAGTAAATTTAGAGTTTATGAATTAGCTAAAGACTTGAATATTACAAGTAAAGAACTAATCAAAAAAATGGAAGAATTAAATATTCCAGTAAAAAATCATATGAGTTCTATTAATGATGATGATTTTGAAAAGATTTATAATTATTTTAATCGGAAAGAACAATCTATAGAAGAAATTGTTGAAGTTAACAAAGATTTTATAGATATTAACGGAGATATAGAAAATAATTTTAAAAAGAAAAATAAAAAAGGGAAGAAAGATAAAAAGAAGAAAAACAAAAACTTAGCAGAAAAAGAAGCTAGAACAGAAAAGGATGATTCTATGAGTAAAATAATAAAATTGACAGAAGACCAAATATCAGTTGGTGAATTAGCAAAGAAATTAGGGGAAAGTCCTGCAAATATAATTAAAAAATTAATGGGACTTGGAATTATGGCTGGTGTTAATCAAAAAATTGAATTAGAAACAGCTGAATTGATTGCCTTTGAATTTGGTTATGAAATTGAACTAGAGAAAGAAGAAGAGGAAGATGAAGTATTAACAATAGAGCAAGATGATCCCAAAGATTTAAAAGAAAGGCATCCCGTTGTAACTGTATTAGGGCATGTTGACCATGGTAAAACAACCCTTTTAGATACAATCCGTCACACTAATGTAACAAAGGGAGAAGCCGGTGGAATAACCCAACATATTGGAGCATATCAGGTAAATGTCAATGGCAAAAAAATAACTTTTATTGATACACCGGGCCATGCCGCCTTTACTGCCATGAGGGCAAGGGGTGCAAAAGTAACAGATATAGCTATTTTAGTAGTAGCTGCCGATGACGGAGTTATGCCTCAAACGGTAGAAGCTTTAAATCACGCTAAAGCTGCAAATGTACCAATAATAGTTGCTGTAAATAAAATGGACAAACCAACTGCTAATCCCGATAGAGTTAAACAAGAATTAGTTAATTACGGATTGGTTCCAGAAGAGTGGGGTGGAGATACAATCTTTGTTCCAATCTCTGCTTTAAAAGGTGAAGGTATCGATAACCTACTTGAAATTATTTTATTAGTAGCTGAAGTTCAAGAATTAAAGGCTAATCCTGATGCACCAGCAAGCGGAACAGTTATCGAATCAAAGCTAGATAAGGGAAGAGGTCCTGTGGCAACGGTTTTAGTACAAAGGGGAACATTAAAAATTGGCGATTCTGTGGTTTGCGGCACTGCTTACGGAAAAGTAAGGGCAATGATCAATGATCAAGGTAAACAAATTAAAAAAGCTGGACCATCAACCCCTGTAGAGATATTAGGTTTATCTGAGGTACCAATAGCTGGTGAAATATTCAAAGTAGTACAAGATGATAAATTAGCAAGAACTATTGCCGAAAAAAATCTTCAAAAGAGCAAAGAAGCAGCCCACAAAAAGAATACTCCCGTTACCCTTGACGAGCTATTCCAGTCAATTAAAGAAGGTGAACTAAAGGAATTAAATATTATTTTAAAAGCAGATGTACAGGGTTCTGTAGAAGCTTTAAAACATTCTCTAGAGCGCTTATCTAATGAAGAAGTAAGAGTAAAAGTAATTCACAGTGGAGTAGGTGCAATAAACGAAAACGATGTAACCTTAGCTTCAGCATCAGGGGCTATAATTATCGGGTTTAACGTGAGACCTGACCAAAATGCTAAAAAATTAAATGATGAACTAAAGGTGGATATCAGGCTATACAGAATTATCTATAATGTTATAGAAGATGTTGAAGCAGCTATTAAAGGGATGTTAGCACCTAAATTAGAAGAAGTGGTATTAGGGTCTGCTGAAATAAGGCAAATTTTTAGAGCATCTAAGATTGGTAATATAGCAGGTTGTTATGTTGTCAATGGTGTTATTAATCGGAATGCAAAGGCTAGGTTAATTCGAGATGGAGTTGTAATTTATGAGGGAAGCTTCAATACCTTAAAAAGATTTAAAGATGATGTTAAAGAAGTTCAACAAGGATTTGAATGTGGTATAGTATTAGAGAAATTTAATGATATCAAAGAAGGAGATATCATTGAATGTTTCACTATGAAAGAAATGGAAAGGGAATAA